DNA from Elaeis guineensis isolate ETL-2024a chromosome 2, EG11, whole genome shotgun sequence:
ATCAAATACATgcaagagaaaataaaaagttgGTCTCAAACTGAATGCAGAGCTCCTTCAATAAATAATTGCTCCAAGCGAGGGAAACCCCACtgcatcaaaattttgaaaacatcTGACATTATATCTCCAGTAATCTGCCTGTATAGCTCTTGATTATATGGTAGGGGACTAGGGAAGCAACTGCAGGGTCTTGAAGGACCAAACACGTACTGAAGGATACACGGCAAGAATAAGATGAGAAAGTGTATTGTATATTGGTACATGATTCCTCATGGAAATTAAAGAATGTCGATGGGATCATACCTGAATTCCTCTGCTTTTTAGTACTCTAGTTcgtgatctaatttaattttataagatatcttTCTCCACTTCTTTACCATTCTAATTCCTCATCCAAATTCATTTAGCAAGATATTTTCTACTTATTCTAGCCTTCTAACttgttttaaataaaattaaattgcttGTACGGCAACAACTTTTTGACTTAGATAGGGCCGGAAGCGGGCCGGGCCCGTCCCCCTCCTCGAGCCcagcccaaaatttttttctgaacTTCGGATTGGCCTTAGgcatgaaaatttttgaaaatcttaAGCTCGAGTCCGACTCGAGCCCAGGTCCGAGCCCATTTTGAATCGATTGCGTCAGTTTTAGCCACACCAGCTGTCTtccatcttttaaaatttttttttcaaaaaaaaaactctaagccCTAATCTTAACCCATCCGGCTATCTCCCTCTTTAGGACTACCATTGCCCCATTCTCCAGCCTTTGCTTTGACGCTCCCTCTTCGATGGATGACTTCACTCGAGCCTATTGGATCTCCGATGATGACAAGGACTACGATCGGTGGTCAACTTGGAGGATGACAAAGCTAAAGCAATCACGATCGCAGGACGGCAAAGTCGAAGTATTGATTGATTGTTCGTTGCAGCGGACCACTGATGAGGTGCAGGCCGCcttctggcggatgaggtggagGGGCGATCTTGATCTTTTAGAACTTCTTAATCGAGCTTAAGTTCGGGTTGTGAATGGGTTGGGCTCAGGTTAGTTCTGGGTCAGACCAAAGGTATGTTCGAGTCTGGCCTAAAAGGTAAATGGGCCCTACAATTAGATCCAAGTCCGGCTCGAAACAGTTTAGGCCAGTCCAAAGCTCGATTGAAAGTTGGGTTGGCTCGAGCCCAGTTCCAACCCTAAATTTAGATTCTAGAGTATAGAGTTCCTTGTGGGCGGCTAATCGTTGATTTAGAGAGAAACTGATAAGGAACCACTTTACTTTGTTCATTTTGCAGACCATATATTAAATGACTGTATGGATCCGATTTAATTTTGTGACATGTATTTTCTTAGTATTTCATtctcaatctgatttttattttacgAAGTATGTTTCTCAAATTTTCTATCTgtaatagattttatgaaattaattctATAGCAACAAGTCAACAAGAATGTTCTCATGCTGCTAGGTATCTCACTCAATTTTTCAACGCAGAGTACTGGATAAGTTCCGTTCAATAATTTCGATTCTATAACTCAAGATTCTCAAGTCTTCCAATCGGTGGCCTAACTTTATTTTAGTAACGTATCTTCGAGTCTTCTAAAGGCTGCTATTAGGGTAATATGTGATGATGTTCTATTTCCTTTTTTTTCGAGAGAAATCTTCAGTCTATAAATTGTGCTGTACATGGTTATGACATTATTTCATGAAAATGAGTCTTGTTAAATTTGGTTATGATAATGACATAATTAAGTTACTTCTTGATTTACTGTTGATAGATTGGTTCTTTTATGTGCATATAATATAATCTCAGATGAAGGTTATGAAGAAGTTTTCCCATCTTTGCAGAATGTGTGGTGTTGGACTTGATCCGACTTAAGTCCATCAAGATGTGGCTCATACAAAAGCAATTCTGGAAAGAAATCTGAAGGGAAAAGGAATCACATATTATACACAATTATCCAATTTACCTGCATACAtgcatgaaaaatactaaaaaaaaaatctaggtttTCTTCAGTGATGCATACATGCATGTGAATCCATAGGTAGGTGTTAGGAACTTGAATCAAGAGTAAACAACAAGATACAATGTACAGCAGAAAACCATCACTCAAAGTTATAAAATGAGATCCAAGTTAACCAGACTGAAAAGGACTGGATTAGGCCTGAATCATTGAACAatatgaaggatttgtgcacctgTCTGCATGTTCAGGTTGGTGAGAGTGCAAGATGTTCGATTAGCTTTCCATTTGCTGAGACATTTAGGATCGAAGAGGAAGTAGAGGTCTTGGATAACTCAAACTTCATCGATGATAAAGGCGACATGGAGGGTGTTTTACAGGTCTCCATCTTGACCTCATAGGAGATGAAGGACAAGTGCAGGTAGCGGCTGAGAAGAAGATGTTTTCAGAGGCTTACGCAAATGAATAGGAGAATAGGGTGAGGGAGTGGCTAGAATGACTATTTTATACCTAAAAAACTGAGAGGAGGAGGTGGGTGAGAAGGATGACAGGAGAAAAGATAAGGAAATTTACAAACAGAAAGAAGAACCAAAGAAATAGAAAGGAATCAAAATGAGGAGGGAGGATGTAAATAGACCTAGTCATTATGTAAAGTTGGGATGTTGGCAATaggatttgaatttcataaatacTTCTTACCTTTACCATTAATGATCATTCATGATAATGTGAAATGCAAGAAGAATTTAAGTCCCATGATCTGGTCCTTGGGTAAAAATGACAGAATTTAAGATTTTCTGGTAGGATTTGAATCCCATACATGAGAAATGCGAGTAGGATAATTCCACCAGGCATACCTGTGGGATAGTCCCCTGGTAAATAAATGATATAGAATTCAAGCTCCATAAGAAAAATCAGAAACATGAGCATCAAAACAGCCAACAACCGGCACTCCAATAAAAAGGGCTTTTGGCAACAAATTGCTAGTATCATTTGTTATTTTATgcagttcttcttcttttttccttttttattctAGTTTAAATGCTACTACACCACAATAATATTTTGTTGTTAATGTCAAATTTAGATAGGCCCAGCCCAAAGCCTAACTAAAATGAATATCATTTAGGCCCGAGGCCTGGTGCATGATCAGCTCAGATCCAGAGAGAATAGGGAAAAAAGGATAAGTGGATACCATGAATGGAGGTGAAAGAACTAGGCTGGGAGAAAGATCTCAGGGAGCACCATGCCTATCTATACTTAATGCAGATGAGTATACTTTGTACATGGAagagcaagaaaaagaaaaaagaatatgcCTTCAACAAAATGAATTGAAAATGGCAATGCTGCCATCTTAGGAACTCAATCAAATATTGGTAAAACAAATGTAAATACTGCACTTTAAGCCAAAATCACAAACGAATTAGAATTCTGTTCTAAATCATCTAATAGTTGTCAATTATTTCAGTATCTAAGTAGAGACTGGCATGTCAAGTAATGAATGTGATATGCCAATCTAATTAACTGGCTAAAAGGACTCTCACTATTGGTAGGTGTATTCCCATTGTTTCCTAAACTGAGTGCCACATATTTTAACTGAAATGGGAGTAGCTATTACAATGTGGAAGTTATAGCAGTATTGAGATTGATTAACTACGATACAGTGTAGAGCTTCATGTACCAATTATTTCTATGCAAAATATCATGGAGTTTAGATTTTAATGTTTCCTTTCCCTTTGATTCCTGTCTAAATCTGTCATCTCCACCAATTTGTCTATAATCCAGATTTCTATCAGAAAATCGGACTTCTCTTTTGCGAGGTAGACCACGTTCTGCCTAGGCCAAGTATGAAGGGCAGCCCTGAGATTGAAGACCTTAGTGGCCCACAAAGCACATTAATTTGAAGAAAGGGATGGGGAGAACCATGTAGACCTAACAAAGTCATGGAAACCTGACACCTAcaactaaaaattttcaaatctaacaAGATGTTAGTAGATAGCTTGTTGGTCAAAGGAAGGATTGGCCATGGCTTTAAGAGTGGACATGGGGAAGATGAAATCAATAGAGAGATGACTCCCTCATTTATCTCATTCAAAGGACTTAGAATCAATCAGTTGGTGATACATattaagaatcaaaaattaatcatcatattTAGCTTTTTTTTGTGCTTGTATAGGACAATGGCATTGATTGGATCTCCATGATTTGCAATCAGAATTATGTGAAAATCAGATCTGTCTCATATCACTGAAAGCTGCTGAGCTCTACGAAAGCCATGAATAGCATAGCAAAACGACCATATGGACAAAATGCCCAATCATAACAAGCCAAAGACTGCAAAACCTTTATTCACCTGTATAATTTGACACAATGACCATAGATCTGAAATCAGAACATATCCTTGTAAACAAACCGATCCAGTAGATTGTTTTCCTTTTTTGCTAAACCCTTCTAGCAGATTTCCGAATCCTAGTATCTAGCAGTTTCTCACAAATTTATCTCCACAATcaaataaagttttgaagaagTTCCCACAGCATGTCATATTACAAGAGCTATATTTAGCAGTATGAAGTTATAGAATACCCCGTGGCCGGCACCATCACAAAAATTCAACGAATAGCTCACATCATGGCTGGGAAGAGCTCCCTCTATGCTGATGGTTATCAACCGGTGGGTTCACAACGGAAATGTCGAAGCTGTTTTGCTCTGCTTCAGGGGTGACCTCCCTTACATCAGCTATCCTTGCATCTGTTGACTGGATATCACTCCACTCAGCATCACCAATAGAATGGATTTCAACTCCATCTACTGCCAATCGGACTACATTATTCCCAGGAACTGACCCTGAATCACATAAGCAAGCTTTATCGACATCATCCTCTGACAAGTCTACATGCTTTGTCATGGAAAGAGTGTCATCAGCACCAGAGCATGACTCGGATCTCTCTTCAACGACCTGCTTAGTGTTGCCCTGTTGTCTGATAAGAAAAAGAAATGTATTATTTTCAAATTTCTAACATCTGATTGTAAAAACATTAGGACTGAGCGTCAATATTCAAGCAAAAGCATAATCGATAACCGGTGGTCAGAAACTGTGTTTCTAATCTCATAAAGATGCCAGCTGAACTTTGGCTTGCATATTCCAACGCTTAAACAAGACGGGTTGCAATTTGATGTCTCACATGAATGTCCGGTTGGTACACAACAAGAACCATCAGTAGCTAAAGATAACATGGTTAATATCCCATGATGCCATGAAGCATTGGAGTCTTTACATACAAATTGATCCCCAAGATGGCTGCGTTTCAATCAGCATCAAGTATTTTTCGGTTAATTTTATGATACCACGCACTGACTATTCTTTGCCAGAATGTTCTGCTCATCTTGCAGACATGGTGCTTCTAACTGTTACCAGCCAACCCTCACTAGCTCTTCTACGTGGAGTTTGAGCTATAAATTGCACATAATTTGTGGTCACAGCAGCGTCTTTGGAACTACACACAACAGTGTGATGGTAAATATGGAGTCTGCATAAAGGGAAGAATTGATATTTCCCTGAAGTGACTGGGCTCTATGATATTGTGTTTTTCAGCacatacaaattttttttttttttttcattctttctgTATTTTCATTCCAAAGTTTATACTAAACTTTCTGAAAAACTCCATGGCTTTCCAGATGAAATAGCAGTACCAATTCCAACACAATACTTTTAAAACAAATTCATTACACGACATGCAAATGCTCATCTGAACTCTCACAGTTTTTCTTGATTTGATTGTTGTAGAAGTTAAACAACATAGCAAGTAATATCTGTGAAGGAGTTGTCTGAAATTGCACTTGACAGTAGATGTACATCTTGATGGGAACAAATGGCCAAAACAATCTGAAGCTACACCTAGATCCGCAAGATAAAGCTAGTCAGTAATAATAAAGGttttaaaacttgatttcattTTTAGTTTCAGTCCCCTAGGTACTTTCGGTTTCCGAAGTTTTCGTAGCTTTGCTCCGACTATTAGAGTTCCAGTCACAAAAGCCAAAAACTAAAAGCATAAAACAATCaagttattttgattattttatgtcATTTATTGTATTTTAAGTCAGAGAATCATAAACTTATATAGTTTGGGCAGCCGTGTGATGACATTAAAAATTTACCAAAGTTTAACGCATTAATCATATCATATGACTGTGCTAATCCATTGAACAAACTACCAAATATCACGACCATACATAAACTAACAAAACGAGTAAACAAGagcataaaattaattacatctctccctctctccccaaAATAATGAAAGCTCCTAGATATGCACATACATCTTTACTTCTATATACTTCATTGTTGTTTGcaacttaaaaaaaaaacacacaagcCAGGCCAAAAGAGAGCAAGAACACAATAAGATTGCATCTTACCCACTGTAATAACAAAGGCAACACAAAAGCAACATTCATTGGATCATTAGAACCTTAGATAAGTGTGTTCTTGAATTATATTAATGAATTATAGAAAGTGTTATAATATTTACATGTGAAAGGAAACTATAAAATAAAAGGACAGTTTCAGTCAGTTTTGGTCAAAACTGACCAAAACCAAAAATTGCAGTCAGTTTTGGATCAGTCAGGTCTAAACCTATCCATTTCGACCAAAAATTATCTATTTTGGCCAAAATTTTAAACCATGGTTATAATGTTCTAGTACTTGATCTCTCAAGTTAATCAAACTTGGAAATTTGGAATATGTAATGTGAAATCTTAGCATTGGTACAAAATGATCCAGAAGAATAGttatctttttgtttttcttccaTAGTTACTTTAGATTTTGAGGAATGAAAAtagttaaatttttataaatagacAGTGCACCAAAAACTGGCAATCATGGAACCACTAAAAATGAATAGAAGAACATTACTCAATACAATAAATTGCACACAACTGTTTAGATCGTATGAGTAACATGCATGGAATGCATATGAAACAATGGAAAATACAAAACCATCATTGAACCATAAGTGTTCAATGCAGCTATGCTTTTACATGCATGTATCTGAAAGTTAGATGTTCAATGCCACCTGGAGTAGCTTGAATGAACTACAAAAGTTACACGTTTGACAGGTTGTCAGTATATGCTCTTTTATTCTTCCAATAAATTTCCAGAAGGCAACCAATTGAAGTTCATATTTCGATTCTGTATATGAATCGCTTGGCAAGGTGCTGTACTTGTTAGGTGAGAATTCTCAATAATTGTGCATGTTCAGCTTTATGCTTTCATAGAACTTGTTTTGGATCCAACCCTTCCCCTTAATAGTTAATTCTCCGTTTCTTGCTAGATATCAAATTACAGATTTTAAAAAAACTTATGCAAACATAAAAACAAAACACAGGCTATAAGATTCATTTTATGAACCTTACTTTGCCAATTTTGCCTATCCAAAAACATATTATTTGAAAAATGAAAGTATTAAAGGCCTGAATATATCTACATGAATAAAAAATGCAAACTGAACTACAAGGAATGAAGCAGAGGGAAAAGGTCAGAAACTGAACCTCTGGGCTTGTGATTGCAAGATATTCACAAGTGCTAGGAGGTCTTCTTTTTCTTTCGCAGTGGCTACTGCTTTTTCTGCAGCATCCTTTGTTCGAGCCTCAGCATCTGCCTCTGCAACCCTGGCCCTTTCTTCAGCTCTAAGAACAGCTGCTTCTAATATCACAGCACGTTCTCTAGCTTTTGCAAGCTCAGAACGCCATAGTTGTGCCTCCTGAAGAGCTGAGTCCCTCTGCTTCAGCAATATCTCTCGTTCTCTGCTCAGGGCCAACACCTTTTCTTCAGATTCCCTCAACTGTTAACAGACATATATTAGCATCAAACTAAAGCCTCTTGTACAGATGTCTCATCAGACAGAATATCTAGAGctgtaaacaaataaataaataaaagtctaAGGATGGAAACTTGACAAGAACTGTAAGTTACGAAGTCAGGAATCATCTATGCTGCTGTTTATCTTGAACTCCAATACAACACCCAACTCTATAACCAGCAGGGTGTCATGCCTtttcgtgttttttttttttttttacccaagTTATCCTTTTAACAGAGGTTGTACTATAAGTTATTCCTGTTTTATTaaatgaaatctcattcctttTTTACTCTTATCTCTCTCTTTAACAGTCTTGCAGAGGTTATTCAAGGTAAAGACAAACTCAGAAGAAAAGAATTGAAAATACAAAAAAGAAGGGTGTTGCAAATGTTCGTTCAGCAATTTAGTctgttcaagaaaaaaaaaatctaagcaaGACAAGTTTTGATGACAATAAAGAGTCCCTTAATACTTTATAAATCCCTGTTGCTTAATGCTGTTCATTGCTATTTGCTTTATTTAACACCTCAAGggacatgtagttcttacttgtGATTTATCAATAAAAGCTTCTGAGTTATTGCTTTGAAGGTTTGACTTGGGTAGCTCCAATTTAACAAATCAGTGGTTTGAAATGCGGGCAAAATCAAAAACATTTTTCAAGATGTTTTGGAGATGAACTTTCTGAAAATCAGAAATCGACACAATCACATGTTGCCATCATGTTTTAGTTCTATCTTAATTCTGGGGTCCCTTTGGGAAGATAGTATCATTAAACATCATTCTTACCAGAGAGAAAAAACAAGAACACTATTCTGCATGGATAAAGACATGGGAATGAAATTCATGTGGTTACCAAATAGAAGGATTTGGCAAgcgcaagaaaagaaaaagatttggATCATCTGCAAAAAAGTAATTGAATTTATTCAAAAGCATAATATACACAAAGTGATACTGTGTTCGTATAGAAAAGAGATGATTTTACCAAAGGAAGTTGAAAATATATTGCTATATTTTACAGGTTATTGGATTTGTTCTTCAATTTACTATTGCCACATTATTGATATGCACATCTACACAGGACAACACACATCATTGTTTTAAGCTAATAAGAACTTTCCATTAAAACCCCACCTATGATAGCTGAAAAGTATTTGTCACCTTAAGCATGGATGACTCTAGTTGCTTCTCTGCTTCCTTGTTTAGGTGCTCTATTTCTGCACATGCAAGTCTTCTCTCGTCATCCATTGCATGTGCTGCAGAAGCAGCAGCTTCCGCAGCCTCAGCTGTCTCTGTTAATTTATCTGCTATTTCTTTTATTGTGGAATCTCTAGCACGAAGGTCCTTAGCTAACTGCTGCAGTTCCTCGTCTTTCACTCGGAGAGTCTCCTGTAGAATACAAATAGAATGCAGCAACATAAACATCAACCACATTTACTCACAATCTAAAAGTATCCTTAAATGTAGTCCACCTGTTACCAATAGCACTAAATTGTGTCTATAGCAAAATGAACAGAACTAGATAAGCAATCAGGAAAATTCCACATACACACAGTATATC
Protein-coding regions in this window:
- the LOC105060548 gene encoding uncharacterized protein; this translates as MASNGTPARVGDTERSLEKIKRQLTSGSGRYLLQGPLLKRSETLRKWNERWVILDPTTGKMEYKIRRNETVVKGTIIFDSNSTITVSPVNFHGLPKYDGCCFYIATPQKKEYFLCAETPGAARAWVSTLHATQLVLRAHKEAVNSLSGNGSAKLGTVATAVAAANSTAMEASKEIEAAMKISMRAALGLMTNKPNEDHLDDLTIMKETLRVKDEELQQLAKDLRARDSTIKEIADKLTETAEAAEAAASAAHAMDDERRLACAEIEHLNKEAEKQLESSMLKLRESEEKVLALSREREILLKQRDSALQEAQLWRSELAKARERAVILEAAVLRAEERARVAEADAEARTKDAAEKAVATAKEKEDLLALVNILQSQAQRQQGNTKQVVEERSESCSGADDTLSMTKHVDLSEDDVDKACLCDSGSVPGNNVVRLAVDGVEIHSIGDAEWSDIQSTDARIADVREVTPEAEQNSFDISVVNPPVDNHQHRGSSSQP